The following coding sequences lie in one Opisthocomus hoazin isolate bOpiHoa1 chromosome 7, bOpiHoa1.hap1, whole genome shotgun sequence genomic window:
- the TNFAIP2 gene encoding tumor necrosis factor alpha-induced protein 2: protein MMKMLPFFQSGPIGIRNGSEGCIGENRQLENPSTPVAEKVPACPEPSVDDIWSRDQEKMSERPETACRPSRASSITSNGSCTSAGDSPEKGKKGIKGIFTSALKKMKKVKPPSVKQIMDLLEEQKFCDAAQHLIILEKSLSSKSEEGLNTSQQDVESVYEVLKHKVFSILKDSVLLAKTNPELLQQAVEALKEQEKEDQNYMSENPPDQNMQFRPRKWKELWLATVKESVETRMKDTSHTPRTENLSTVGQNLLHMGKTMKEDLTVVVKYIKQLYPPEFNMFSTYAELYHNYFASQAKKSAESPLEDKDIYLLLSWVHNIYPKDMRKDHVLAEELEKVKLGSLLPSSLSKELEKKYLDGEEVTIKNSLSKCLDKEIQRWKEDKEPEKLNGHFQSELLAIFVIQSIYSGQKRARDISAAVGEELSHRLSTELPAFLKSYKDAFEDFKEKSKKHRYYKPILIANINNCWNFRDYADKNMAEKDDNKANILSTLGDIENSGFDVLLQQLFAQLKPIYKKFTENKWDSSNEIMNEIIKTTSKHISDFRTLKDPFYQAIVEKIHARLVKEYIVRLLKRKVSLKTPAQQQNLAQNVSKNAAELEAFCTSNGSQATWLNSALPKLAEIIRLQDLGAIKIEVATLATTYPDIRKRHLEAFLHIKANLSRSELKSILGYLADSTASTLPGTPLFSNINVS from the exons ATGATGAAAATGTTACCTTTTTTCCAAAGTGGCCCTATTGGAATACGCAATGGATCAGAGGGTTGCATTGGTGAAAACAGGCAGCTTGAAAACCCTTCGACACCAGTAGCTGAGAAAGTCCCTGCCTGTCCTGAACCTTCTGTAGACGACATCTGGTCCAGGGACCAGGAGAAGATGAGTGAAAGGCCAGAGACAGCCTGCAGACCCTCACGTGCATCTTCCATCACGAGCAATGGGAGCTGcacctctgctggagacagccctgaaaaggggaagaagggaATAAAGGGAATCTTTACAAGTGCACTTAAGAAGATGAAAAAGGTCAAGCCACCCAGTG TCAAACAAATCATGGATCTCCTTGAAGAGCAAAAGTTTTGTGACGCTGCCCAGCATCTGATTATCCTGGAGAAGAGCCTGTCTAGCAAAAGTGAGGAGGGACTGAACACCAGCCAGCAAGATGTCGAGTCTGTCTACGAAGTTCTGAAGCACAAAGTCTTCAGCATCTTGAAAGACTCCGTACTGCTagcaaaaacaaacccagaactgCTGCAGCAGGCAGTAGAGGCACtgaaagagcaggagaaagaagatCAGAACTACATGTCAGAGAATCCACCTGACCAAAACATGCAATTTAGACCTAGAAAATGGAAAGAGCTTTGGCTGGCTACAGTAAAGGAGTCGGTAGAGACTCGAATGAAAGACACGAGTCATACTCCTAGAACTGAGAACCTCTCTACAGTTGGCCAAAACCTCCTGCACATGGGGAAGACAATGAAAGAAGACTTGACAGTAGTTGTAAAGTACATTAAACAGCTTTATCCTCCTGAGTTTAACATGTTCAGCACATATGCAGAACTCTACCACAATTATTTTGCCTCCCAGGCGAAGAAAAGTGCAGAGTCTCCTCTCGAAGACAAGGATATCTACCTTCTCCTCTCATGGGTGCACAACATTTATCCAAA AGATATGAGAAAAGATCACGTTTTAGCTGAGGAGTTGGAAAAAGTTAAGCTTGGAAGCCTTTTGCCATCAAGTCTGAGCAAAGAGCTTGAAAAGAAATACCTTGACGGTGAAGAG GTTACTATCAAAAATTCACTGAGCAAATGTTTAGACAAGGAAATCCAAAGATGGAAAGAAGACAAAGAACCAGAGAAACTAAATGGACATTTTCAGAGTGAACTACTAGCAATATTTGTTATCCAG AGTATCTACAGCGGCCAGAAGCGAGCCAGGGACATCAGCGCAGCAGTGGGCGAGGAGCTGTCGCATCGCCTGTCGACGGAGCTGCCGGCCTTCCTGAAAAG CTACAAGGATGCTTTTGAAGACTTTaaggagaaaagcaagaagcacAGATACTACAAGCCTATACTGATTGCAAATATTAACAACTGCTGGAATTTTAG AGACTACGCAGATAAAAACATGGCAGAAAAGGATGACAACAAAGCCAATATCCTCAGCACCCTTGGCGACATTGAAAACAGCGGCTTTGAcgtgctgctccagcagctctttGCCCAGCTGAAG ccAATTTATAAAAAGTTTACAGAAAATAAGTGGGACTCCAGCAATGAAATTATGAATGAGATTATTAAAACCACCAGCAAACATATTTCAGACTTCCGGACCCTAAAGGACCCTTTCTACCAG GCTATTGTCGAGAAGATCCATGCTCGTTTGGTTAAAGAGTACATCGTGAGGCTGCTGAAGAGAAAAGTCAGCCTGAAAACGCCAGCGCAACAGCAAAACCTGGCCCAAAATGTCTCCAAGAACGCTGCCGAGCTGGAAGCCTTCTGCACCAGCAAT GGCTCTCAAGCTACGTGGCTGAATTCTGCGCTCCCCAAACTGGCTGAAATAATCCGACTTCAGGATTTGGGTGCTATTAAAATTGAGGTTGCAACACTCGCCACGACATACCCCGACATCCG CAAAAGGCACCTGGAAGCGTTCCTGCACATCAAAGCCAATTTGTCACGCAGCGAACTGAAAAGTATCCTGGGCTACTTGGCAGATAGCACGGCATCCACACTGCCCGGGACCCCGCTCTTCTCCAACATCAACGTGTCCTAG